A stretch of Streptococcus sp. oral taxon 061 DNA encodes these proteins:
- a CDS encoding magnesium transporter CorA family protein: MKQVFLSTTTEFKEIDTLQPGTWINLVNPTQSESMEIASAFDIDIADLRAPLDAEEMSRITIEDEYTLIIVDVPITEERNNRTYYVTIPLGIIITEEAIITTCLEPLPLLDVFINRRLRNFYTFMRSRFIFQILYRNAEIYLTALRSIERKSEQIETQLHKSTRNEELIELMELEKTIVYFKASLKTNERVIKKLTSATSNIKKYLEDEDLLEDTLIETQQAIEMADIYGNVLHSMTETFASIISNNQNNIMKTLALVTIVMSIPTMIFSAYGMNFKDNEIPLNGEPHAFWLIVFIAFAMSVSLTLYLIHKKWF; encoded by the coding sequence ATGAAACAAGTCTTTCTCTCAACAACAACTGAATTTAAAGAGATCGATACGCTCCAGCCGGGCACTTGGATCAATCTCGTCAATCCTACCCAGAGCGAATCGATGGAAATTGCTTCTGCTTTTGATATTGATATCGCTGACCTCCGTGCACCACTCGATGCCGAAGAAATGTCTCGTATCACGATTGAAGATGAATACACTCTGATTATCGTAGATGTTCCCATTACCGAGGAAAGAAATAACCGAACCTACTATGTGACCATTCCCTTGGGGATTATCATCACAGAGGAGGCTATCATTACCACTTGTTTGGAGCCTCTCCCACTTCTAGATGTCTTTATCAATCGGAGACTTCGGAATTTCTATACCTTTATGCGTTCTCGCTTTATCTTCCAGATACTATATCGCAATGCGGAGATTTACCTAACTGCCCTCCGTTCAATCGAACGTAAGAGTGAGCAAATCGAAACTCAACTTCACAAGTCTACTCGAAATGAAGAGTTGATTGAACTCATGGAGTTGGAAAAGACTATCGTCTACTTCAAGGCCTCTCTCAAGACAAACGAGCGCGTGATTAAAAAATTGACCAGCGCAACTAGCAATATCAAGAAATACCTTGAAGATGAAGACTTACTCGAAGATACCTTGATTGAAACGCAACAGGCCATCGAGATGGCGGATATCTATGGAAACGTCCTTCACTCTATGACAGAGACCTTTGCCTCTATCATTTCAAACAACCAGAACAATATCATGAAAACCTTGGCCCTCGTGACCATCGTTATGTCTATCCCGACTATGATTTTCTCAGCTTACGGAATGAACTTTAAGGATAATGAAATTCCTTTAAACGGAGAACCGCACGCTTTCTGGCTCATCGTTTTTATCGCCTTCGCTATGAGTGTTTCTCTCACTCTTTACCTCATCCATAAAAAATGGTTCTAA
- the uvrA gene encoding excinuclease ABC subunit UvrA, with amino-acid sequence MQDKIVIHGARAHNLKNIDVEIPRDKLVVVTGLSGSGKSSLAFDTLYAEGQRRYVESLSAYARQFLGNMEKPDVDSIDGLSPAISIDQKTTSKNPRSTVGTTTEINDYLRLLYARVGTPYCINGHGGIKASSVEQIVDKVLELPERQRLQILAPVIRKKKGQHKTLIEKIQKDGYVRVRVDGLVYDVTEVPELEKNKQHTIDVVVDRIIIKEGIRSRLFDSIEAALRIAEGYVVIDTMDDSELLFSEHYACPVCGFTVPELEPRLFSFNAPFGSCSECDGLGIKLEVDTDLVVPDASKTLREGALAPWNPISSNYYPNMLEQAMTAFGVDMDTPFEALSEEDKNLIFYGSDGKEFHFHYENEFGGVRDIDIPFEGVIGNIKRRYHETNSDYTRTQMRLYMNELTCGTCHGYRLNDQALSVRVGGEEGPNIGEISDLSIADHLEAIDQLSLSKNEAIIARPILKEIKDRLTFLNNVGLNYLTLSRSAGTLSGGESQRIRLATQIGSNLSGVLYILDEPSIGLHQRDNDRLIASLKKMRDLGNTLIVVEHDEDTMREADYLIDVGPGAGVFGGEIVAAGTPKQVARNSKSITGQYLSGKRAIPVPSERRVGNGRFIEVTGARENNLQNITARFPLGKFIAVTGVSGSGKSTLINSILKKAIAQNLNRNSDKPGKFKAITGIEHIDRLIDIDQSPIGRTPRSNPATYTGVFDDIRDLFAQTNEAKIRGYKKGRFSFNVKGGRCEACSGDGIIKIEMHFLPDVYVACEVCHGTRYNSETLEVHYKEKNISQVLDMTVNDAVEFFKHIPKIQRKLQTIKDVGLGYVTLGQPATTLSGGEAQRMKLASELHKRSTGKSFYILDEPTTGLHTEDIARLLTVLSRFVDDGNTVLVIEHNLDVIKTADHIIDLGPEGGVGGGTIIATGTPEEVAANEASYTGQYLKGKLHHE; translated from the coding sequence ATGCAAGATAAGATTGTCATCCATGGGGCACGCGCCCATAATTTAAAAAATATTGACGTGGAAATTCCACGTGACAAGCTAGTTGTGGTGACGGGGCTGTCGGGTTCGGGCAAGTCCAGTCTTGCCTTTGATACCCTTTATGCAGAGGGGCAACGCCGCTATGTAGAGAGTTTGTCAGCCTATGCTCGTCAGTTTTTGGGCAATATGGAAAAACCAGATGTGGATTCTATCGATGGTCTCAGCCCTGCCATTTCTATTGACCAGAAAACGACTAGTAAAAACCCTCGCTCAACGGTTGGGACAACAACGGAAATCAACGACTATCTACGTCTCCTCTATGCTCGTGTAGGAACACCCTACTGTATCAATGGACATGGGGGTATCAAGGCTTCGTCTGTAGAGCAGATTGTCGACAAGGTCTTGGAATTGCCAGAGCGCCAGCGTCTGCAGATTTTGGCTCCTGTTATTCGTAAGAAAAAAGGGCAACATAAGACTCTGATTGAAAAGATTCAAAAGGATGGTTACGTCCGTGTCCGTGTCGATGGCCTTGTCTATGATGTGACCGAAGTTCCTGAACTTGAAAAGAATAAACAACATACCATCGATGTGGTGGTAGACCGTATTATCATTAAAGAAGGTATCCGTAGTCGTCTCTTTGATTCGATCGAAGCAGCCCTCCGTATCGCTGAAGGTTATGTAGTTATTGATACTATGGATGATTCGGAGTTACTCTTTTCAGAACACTACGCTTGTCCAGTTTGTGGCTTTACAGTTCCGGAACTAGAACCTCGTCTCTTCTCCTTCAATGCTCCGTTTGGTTCTTGTAGTGAGTGTGATGGTTTGGGGATCAAGCTAGAGGTTGATACGGACTTAGTCGTACCAGATGCTAGCAAGACCCTTCGTGAGGGAGCCTTAGCACCTTGGAACCCTATCTCTTCTAACTATTATCCAAATATGCTAGAACAAGCTATGACAGCCTTCGGAGTGGACATGGATACTCCTTTTGAAGCCTTGTCAGAGGAGGATAAGAATCTCATTTTCTATGGTTCAGATGGTAAAGAGTTCCATTTCCACTATGAAAATGAATTCGGCGGAGTTCGTGATATCGACATTCCTTTTGAAGGTGTTATAGGGAATATTAAGCGACGTTACCATGAAACCAATAGCGACTACACCCGCACACAGATGCGTCTTTATATGAATGAGCTAACTTGTGGCACTTGTCACGGTTATCGCCTCAATGATCAGGCCTTATCCGTTCGTGTAGGAGGAGAGGAAGGACCTAATATCGGAGAAATTTCAGACCTCTCCATCGCAGACCATTTGGAGGCTATTGATCAGTTGAGCCTATCAAAAAATGAAGCCATCATTGCTCGTCCGATTCTTAAGGAAATAAAGGACCGCTTGACCTTCCTCAATAATGTCGGTCTCAACTATCTGACCCTTTCTCGTTCGGCAGGAACCTTATCAGGTGGGGAGAGTCAACGTATTCGCTTGGCAACCCAGATTGGTTCCAATCTCTCAGGAGTCCTCTATATCTTAGATGAGCCGTCTATCGGTCTTCACCAAAGGGACAATGACCGTCTGATTGCCAGTCTGAAAAAGATGCGTGATTTGGGGAACACCTTGATCGTGGTAGAACACGATGAAGACACCATGCGAGAGGCTGATTATCTGATTGACGTTGGTCCTGGTGCAGGGGTCTTTGGTGGAGAGATTGTAGCAGCAGGAACGCCTAAGCAGGTGGCTCGCAACAGTAAATCCATTACAGGACAGTATCTATCAGGAAAACGTGCGATTCCAGTGCCGTCAGAACGCCGCGTTGGGAACGGTCGCTTTATCGAAGTGACAGGTGCGCGTGAAAACAACCTACAAAATATCACCGCTCGCTTCCCGCTAGGGAAATTCATTGCGGTGACAGGTGTCTCTGGCTCAGGGAAGTCGACACTTATTAACAGCATTCTCAAAAAAGCCATTGCTCAAAATCTCAATCGCAATTCAGACAAGCCTGGAAAGTTTAAGGCGATTACAGGAATTGAGCATATCGATCGTCTGATTGATATTGACCAGAGTCCTATTGGAAGAACACCAAGGTCCAATCCTGCAACCTATACAGGTGTCTTTGATGACATTCGAGACCTCTTCGCTCAGACAAATGAAGCCAAGATTCGTGGCTATAAGAAGGGTCGTTTTAGTTTTAATGTCAAGGGCGGTCGCTGTGAGGCCTGCTCAGGTGACGGGATTATCAAGATTGAGATGCACTTCTTGCCAGACGTATACGTAGCTTGTGAAGTCTGCCACGGAACCCGTTATAATAGTGAGACCCTAGAAGTTCACTACAAGGAAAAGAATATCTCGCAAGTCTTGGATATGACTGTCAACGATGCGGTGGAATTTTTCAAACACATTCCAAAAATTCAACGTAAACTCCAGACCATCAAGGATGTAGGTCTAGGTTATGTGACCTTGGGACAACCTGCCACAACTCTTTCTGGTGGAGAAGCGCAGCGTATGAAGCTGGCTAGTGAGCTCCATAAACGCTCGACCGGTAAATCCTTCTACATTCTAGATGAACCGACAACTGGTTTGCATACTGAGGATATCGCTCGTCTACTCACCGTTTTGTCCCGCTTTGTCGATGATGGAAATACAGTTCTTGTCATTGAGCACAATCTAGATGTGATCAAAACAGCAGACCATATTATCGACCTAGGACCAGAAGGTGGTGTTGGCGGTGGTACTATTATCGCAACAGGAACACCAGAGGAAGTAGCTGCCAATGAAGCTAGCTATACAGGACAGTATTTGAAAGGAAAGTTACATCATGAATAA
- a CDS encoding Xaa-Pro peptidase family protein — protein MNKRVQAFLDKMQEKELDGIIINNLKNVYYLTGFWGSNGTVFISRDRQVLVTDARYIIAAKQEVTGFEIFAERDELATIVKITKDMGLSRIGFEDEISVSYYHRMQTAFEGLELVPQTQFVEALRMIKDETEIATIRKACSISDQAFHDALDFIKPGKTEIEIANFLDFRMRELGAAGLSFDTILASGINSSKPHAHPMHKPVELGEAITMDFGCLYDHYVSDMTRTIYLGHVSDEQAEIYNTVLKANQALIDQAKAGLGFRDFDKIPRDIIVEAGYGEYFTHGIGHGIGLDIHEEPYFSQTSKEVIKTGMVLTDEPGIYIEGKYGVRIEDDILITDTGCELLTLAPKELIVI, from the coding sequence ATGAATAAACGTGTGCAAGCATTTTTAGATAAAATGCAAGAAAAAGAACTAGATGGGATCATTATCAATAACCTTAAAAATGTCTACTATTTGACAGGATTTTGGGGTTCAAATGGAACGGTCTTCATCAGTCGTGATCGTCAGGTCTTGGTGACAGATGCCCGCTATATTATCGCTGCCAAGCAAGAAGTTACTGGTTTTGAGATTTTTGCAGAGCGTGATGAGTTAGCTACTATCGTAAAGATTACAAAAGATATGGGCCTTTCTCGTATCGGATTTGAAGATGAGATTTCAGTTTCTTATTACCATCGCATGCAAACCGCTTTTGAAGGTTTAGAACTAGTTCCACAGACACAGTTTGTTGAAGCCCTTCGTATGATTAAGGATGAGACAGAAATTGCGACTATTCGTAAGGCTTGTTCCATCTCAGACCAAGCTTTCCACGATGCCCTTGACTTTATCAAGCCAGGTAAGACAGAAATTGAAATTGCCAACTTCCTCGACTTCCGTATGCGTGAATTAGGCGCTGCTGGTTTGTCTTTTGATACGATTCTAGCTAGTGGGATCAACTCTTCTAAACCCCATGCCCACCCAATGCACAAGCCAGTAGAACTAGGCGAAGCAATCACTATGGACTTTGGGTGTCTTTATGACCACTATGTCAGTGATATGACACGTACCATCTACCTAGGTCATGTCAGCGACGAACAAGCAGAAATTTACAATACTGTTTTGAAGGCTAACCAAGCTCTGATTGACCAAGCTAAGGCTGGCTTAGGTTTCCGTGATTTTGATAAAATCCCTCGTGATATTATTGTTGAAGCAGGCTATGGAGAATACTTTACTCACGGTATCGGGCACGGTATTGGACTTGATATCCACGAAGAACCTTACTTTAGCCAAACTTCCAAAGAAGTTATCAAAACTGGTATGGTCTTGACTGATGAACCTGGTATTTATATTGAAGGTAAATACGGGGTTCGTATCGAAGATGATATCTTGATTACAGATACAGGTTGTGAGTTATTAACCCTTGCTCCAAAAGAATTAATCGTAATCTAA
- the mgtA gene encoding magnesium-translocating P-type ATPase — protein sequence MKTTKERLAAAIQTPFTESLAFYHTSLKGLDQEQVEENRDLYGENTITKGQEDSIFKKIYESIINPFTIILLVIAFISLVTNVWLAKPGQEDPTTSIIIVVLVLISGGIRFVQELRSDKATTNLSKMIVNTATVIRDGLEQELPIDELVVGDLVKLSAGDMIPADVILFESRDFFVQQSGLTGESDAVEKLALNKATSQNVDSLLEEESLAFMGTNVISGSATAMVLAVGDDTMMGAIEQTLNTYDEPTSFEREMNSISWLLIRLMLVMVPIVFLANGLTDGDWLEAGVFALSVGVGLTPEMLPMIITASLAKGSIIMAKEKVVIKKLNAIQDLGAIDILCTDKTGTLTQDEIVLEYPLDIHGDLDMAVLRRAYLNSHFQTGLKNLMDRAIISRTEKEAKEHVILQNLDTSFQKIDELPFDFERRRMSVIVKDDSNVVSMVTKGALEEMLNISTHVEYRGEIIPITEDIRQEVLAEVGQLNRQGLRVLGVGYKSGLREDYAYAVTDESDMILTGYLAFLDPPKPSAAPAIQALLEHGVRTKILTGDNEKVTQAICEKVGLDVEQMLLGADIDQMTDQKLAEAVESVTVFAKLSPDQKARIILQLKKNGHAVGYMGDGINDAPSMKVADVGISVDTAVDIAKETADVILLDKDLMVLETGIVEGRKVYANMTKYIKMTVSSNFGNIFSLLVASIFLPFLPMAPVHLIVLNLVYDLSCVALPFDNVDQDFLKQPHTWEAKSITRFMVWMGPISSIFDILTFIFLYFIIVPLVTGYHYVHGSESALQFIILFQTGWFIESMWSQTMVIHMLRTAKVPFVQSRPAWLVILTTLVAAIFVTSLPYGPLVNILRLAPLGLPYFLFLTCIIFLYMFSVTVIKKFYIRKYKEWL from the coding sequence ATGAAAACTACAAAAGAAAGATTAGCAGCAGCTATTCAAACTCCATTTACAGAAAGCCTAGCTTTTTACCATACAAGTCTAAAAGGCTTAGACCAAGAACAAGTTGAAGAAAACCGTGACCTATATGGTGAAAACACCATCACTAAGGGTCAAGAGGATTCCATCTTTAAAAAGATTTATGAGTCCATTATCAATCCTTTCACAATTATTTTGCTGGTAATTGCCTTTATCTCTCTCGTTACAAACGTCTGGCTTGCAAAACCTGGTCAAGAAGATCCAACGACTTCTATCATTATCGTTGTCTTGGTTTTGATTTCAGGAGGTATCCGTTTTGTCCAAGAATTGCGGAGCGACAAGGCAACAACCAATCTTTCAAAAATGATTGTCAACACAGCAACTGTTATTCGTGATGGTCTTGAACAAGAGTTACCCATCGATGAGTTGGTTGTAGGAGATCTCGTGAAATTGAGTGCGGGAGATATGATTCCAGCAGATGTTATCTTGTTCGAATCCCGCGACTTTTTCGTTCAACAGTCAGGTTTGACTGGAGAAAGTGATGCAGTCGAAAAACTTGCTTTAAATAAAGCGACTAGCCAAAATGTAGATAGCCTTTTAGAAGAAGAATCTTTGGCATTCATGGGGACAAACGTTATCTCAGGAAGTGCTACAGCTATGGTTCTAGCAGTTGGGGATGACACCATGATGGGAGCTATTGAACAGACTCTCAACACCTACGATGAACCAACTTCTTTTGAACGTGAAATGAACAGCATTTCATGGCTCTTGATCCGTTTGATGCTTGTCATGGTTCCAATCGTGTTTCTCGCAAATGGTTTGACCGATGGAGACTGGCTAGAGGCTGGAGTATTTGCCTTGAGTGTTGGTGTCGGACTTACACCAGAAATGCTTCCGATGATTATTACAGCCAGCTTGGCCAAAGGTTCCATTATCATGGCCAAGGAAAAGGTAGTCATCAAAAAACTCAATGCTATCCAGGACTTAGGAGCAATCGATATCCTATGTACGGATAAAACTGGAACTCTTACGCAAGATGAGATTGTCTTAGAATACCCATTGGATATCCATGGCGATTTGGATATGGCAGTCTTAAGAAGAGCTTATCTAAATTCACATTTTCAAACAGGTTTGAAAAACTTGATGGACCGTGCCATCATCAGTAGAACTGAAAAAGAAGCCAAGGAACATGTTATCCTACAAAATCTAGACACTAGCTTCCAAAAAATCGACGAACTACCATTTGATTTTGAACGTAGACGCATGAGTGTTATCGTCAAAGATGATAGCAATGTTGTTAGTATGGTGACCAAAGGCGCTTTAGAAGAAATGTTGAACATTTCGACACATGTGGAATATCGTGGAGAAATAATCCCTATTACCGAAGATATTCGCCAAGAAGTACTGGCAGAAGTTGGTCAATTAAACCGTCAAGGCTTGCGTGTCTTAGGTGTTGGCTACAAATCAGGTCTACGTGAAGATTATGCCTATGCTGTGACTGATGAAAGTGATATGATCCTTACGGGTTATCTTGCCTTCTTGGATCCACCAAAACCATCTGCAGCACCAGCTATTCAAGCTTTGCTTGAACATGGTGTCAGAACAAAAATTTTAACTGGAGATAATGAAAAAGTAACCCAAGCCATCTGTGAAAAGGTTGGTTTGGATGTTGAGCAGATGCTTTTAGGAGCTGATATCGACCAAATGACAGACCAAAAATTGGCAGAAGCGGTTGAAAGTGTAACAGTCTTTGCCAAATTGTCTCCTGACCAAAAAGCTCGAATTATTCTACAATTGAAGAAAAATGGTCATGCCGTTGGTTATATGGGTGACGGTATTAATGATGCCCCGTCTATGAAGGTGGCAGATGTTGGAATTTCCGTTGATACAGCAGTAGATATCGCAAAGGAAACAGCTGATGTTATTTTGCTAGACAAGGATCTCATGGTTCTTGAAACAGGTATCGTTGAAGGCCGGAAGGTCTACGCCAACATGACCAAATATATTAAGATGACAGTTAGTTCAAACTTTGGGAATATCTTCTCACTATTGGTTGCAAGTATTTTCTTGCCATTTTTACCAATGGCTCCTGTTCATCTCATTGTCCTAAACCTAGTCTACGATTTATCTTGTGTGGCATTGCCGTTTGATAACGTGGATCAAGACTTCCTAAAACAACCCCATACATGGGAAGCAAAATCCATTACGCGATTTATGGTTTGGATGGGTCCAATCTCATCTATCTTTGACATTTTGACCTTTATTTTCCTCTACTTTATTATTGTTCCTTTGGTGACAGGCTATCATTATGTTCATGGGTCAGAATCTGCCCTTCAGTTTATTATCTTGTTCCAAACAGGATGGTTCATCGAATCTATGTGGTCTCAAACCATGGTTATCCATATGCTTCGTACGGCAAAAGTTCCTTTTGTACAAAGCAGACCAGCTTGGCTTGTAATCTTGACAACCTTGGTTGCCGCAATTTTCGTAACTAGTCTGCCTTATGGACCGCTAGTAAATATTCTTCGTTTAGCTCCATTAGGACTTCCTTATTTCTTGTTCCTAACCTGTATTATTTTCTTGTACATGTTTAGTGTCACAGTTATTAAGAAATTTTACATTAGGAAGTACAAAGAATGGTTATAG
- the spx gene encoding transcriptional regulator Spx, producing MIKIYTVSSCTSCKKAKTWLNAHQLSYKEQNLGKEGISREELLDILTKTDNGIASIVSSKNRYAKALGVDIEDLSVNEVLNLIMETPRILKSPILVDEKRLQVGYKEDDIRAFLPRSVRNVENAEARLRAAL from the coding sequence ATGATCAAAATATATACAGTCTCAAGTTGTACTAGCTGTAAAAAAGCTAAAACCTGGCTCAATGCCCACCAGTTAAGTTATAAAGAACAAAACCTTGGAAAAGAAGGAATTTCGCGAGAAGAATTATTAGATATTCTAACAAAAACAGATAATGGAATTGCGAGCATTGTATCATCAAAGAATCGCTACGCTAAAGCTCTTGGAGTTGATATTGAAGATTTGAGTGTCAATGAAGTGCTTAATTTAATCATGGAAACACCACGCATCCTAAAAAGTCCAATTCTTGTTGACGAGAAACGTTTACAAGTTGGCTATAAAGAAGATGACATTCGTGCCTTCTTGCCACGCTCTGTCCGCAATGTAGAAAATGCAGAAGCACGTTTACGTGCAGCACTATAA
- a CDS encoding SP0191 family lipoprotein has translation MKKIVIGTVALLFLLAGCGQKKESAEPSKDTTTEALQSTLPVLENANNNTVVTKTLVLPADENGVQQTQTITYKGKQFLTLTIQQKRQVSEDLKNFIAEHGLEEAKKALKEGEDKDESVQEVRKIPGFNLETNLLSETEIETKTSYDFQVLDVKKASESEYLKNVGLENLLKNEPEEYIENRVASGATVQ, from the coding sequence ATGAAGAAGATAGTTATCGGTACAGTTGCGCTCCTATTTTTGCTAGCTGGCTGTGGACAGAAAAAAGAGTCTGCGGAACCTTCTAAAGATACAACGACAGAAGCTCTTCAATCAACTTTGCCAGTTCTAGAAAATGCCAATAACAATACAGTTGTAACCAAGACACTTGTCCTACCTGCTGACGAAAATGGGGTTCAACAAACCCAGACCATTACCTATAAGGGCAAACAGTTCTTGACCTTAACGATTCAGCAAAAACGACAAGTTTCAGAAGACCTCAAGAACTTTATTGCTGAGCATGGATTAGAGGAAGCAAAAAAGGCCTTGAAAGAAGGAGAAGACAAGGATGAATCGGTCCAAGAAGTACGTAAAATTCCTGGATTTAACCTTGAAACCAATCTTTTAAGTGAAACCGAGATTGAAACAAAAACAAGTTATGATTTTCAAGTTCTAGACGTTAAAAAGGCAAGCGAAAGCGAATATTTAAAAAATGTGGGATTAGAAAATCTACTAAAAAACGAACCAGAAGAATATATTGAAAATCGAGTTGCAAGTGGCGCGACTGTCCAGTAA